Proteins encoded together in one Candidatus Eremiobacteraceae bacterium window:
- a CDS encoding alkaline phosphatase family protein, producing MKIVIIAFCAYALIALAGGCGARDVAAPIPSGAALHAKRQAPTLPLYTIVMIQENRTVDNLFQTQPGVDTQNYGYDSHHNRVMLAETDLGGRYSCSHSHGAFVKAATQGFDLEYCGLAPPDEPFSYVNPADIQPYTALASQYAFADEVLQSNEGPSFPAHIYLIAATSGTPGSHWNIADEDKQYMPAGCNAPPSQKAPTIDMRSAFPGIEGNPIFPCIDPLTIFNELDSAHISWKYYTPSTNFIWTAPYAIRSLYDNDKANIIVPEKTILSDIENLRLARVSYVIPSYGNSDHPGFGNKGGPAWVASVVNALGESPYWNKCAVIVVWDDWGGWYDHVSYRHPTGTPDDPYEYGFRVPLLAIGPYAKSNFVDHTPRDFAAIPHFIEDVYGLSSLGQLDSKTDDLFTLFNFGSEPRRFTPIPTGNVTIKSLLSQPPDTRPVDSE from the coding sequence ATGAAAATTGTTATCATCGCATTCTGTGCATACGCTCTCATCGCGCTCGCGGGCGGATGCGGTGCGCGCGATGTTGCTGCGCCGATCCCGAGCGGCGCAGCCTTACACGCGAAGCGCCAGGCGCCGACGCTGCCGCTCTATACGATCGTCATGATCCAGGAGAACCGCACGGTCGACAACCTTTTCCAGACACAACCGGGCGTCGATACGCAGAACTACGGATACGATTCGCACCACAACCGCGTGATGCTGGCGGAGACCGATCTAGGTGGGCGATATTCGTGCAGTCACTCCCACGGGGCGTTCGTCAAAGCGGCCACGCAAGGTTTCGATCTCGAGTACTGCGGGCTAGCGCCGCCGGATGAGCCGTTCTCGTACGTGAATCCGGCGGATATCCAGCCGTATACCGCGCTTGCTTCGCAATATGCGTTTGCCGATGAAGTCCTTCAGAGCAATGAAGGTCCGAGCTTTCCCGCACACATCTACTTGATCGCGGCGACATCCGGGACCCCCGGCTCGCATTGGAACATCGCGGACGAAGATAAGCAATACATGCCGGCCGGATGCAACGCTCCGCCGTCCCAGAAAGCGCCGACCATCGACATGAGGAGCGCATTTCCCGGCATCGAGGGCAATCCGATCTTTCCGTGCATCGATCCGCTGACGATCTTCAACGAACTCGACAGCGCGCACATTTCGTGGAAATACTACACGCCGAGCACCAATTTTATCTGGACCGCACCCTACGCGATCCGGTCACTATACGATAACGATAAGGCGAACATCATCGTACCGGAAAAAACCATTCTGTCGGATATCGAAAACCTCCGGCTGGCGCGAGTAAGCTATGTGATCCCGAGCTATGGGAACTCGGATCATCCGGGCTTCGGCAACAAAGGCGGCCCCGCATGGGTCGCATCGGTTGTGAATGCTCTCGGCGAGTCTCCGTATTGGAATAAGTGTGCGGTGATCGTGGTCTGGGACGATTGGGGCGGCTGGTACGATCACGTATCGTATAGGCACCCGACCGGGACTCCGGACGACCCGTATGAATACGGCTTTCGCGTCCCCCTGTTGGCGATAGGCCCTTACGCCAAATCGAATTTCGTCGACCACACTCCGCGCGACTTCGCCGCGATTCCGCACTTCATCGAGGACGTCTACGGCTTGTCATCGCTTGGACAACTAGATTCGAAGACGGACGATCTGTTCACACTTTTCAATTTTGGAAGCGAGCCCAGGAGATTCACGCCGATTCCCACTGGGAACGTGACGATCAAGAGCCTTCTGAGCCAGCCCCCCGACACAAGGCCAGTCGACTCCGAATAG
- a CDS encoding alkaline phosphatase family protein: MLRIIRSAFALCAVAAIASGCGAGHAIGAAPGRPGLQARRRPLSLPTYVIVMVQENRSVDNLFQTQPGVDTQNFGIDSQHQRVQLTQIALGASWDCNHSHTAFVSEVTEGFDQVNCGKNAPRDIAFSYVNPSDITQYTELATQYAFADHVLQSNEGPTFPAHLCLIAATSVTTGSHWNISENDGRHTNVAQDNGHPVGCNSPVGRSDTTMTICSACSISAARQGNSHGFPPGTSRSKASSTALRI, translated from the coding sequence GTGTTAAGAATTATACGATCCGCATTTGCATTGTGCGCGGTCGCCGCGATCGCTTCCGGATGCGGAGCGGGGCACGCGATCGGCGCGGCCCCGGGCCGGCCGGGCTTGCAGGCGCGCCGCAGACCGCTCTCGCTGCCAACATACGTCATCGTCATGGTGCAAGAGAACCGGTCGGTCGACAACCTCTTTCAAACGCAGCCAGGCGTCGACACGCAAAACTTCGGGATCGATTCGCAGCATCAGCGCGTGCAGCTCACGCAGATCGCTCTGGGAGCGTCGTGGGATTGCAATCATTCGCACACGGCGTTCGTCAGCGAAGTGACGGAAGGGTTCGACCAGGTCAATTGCGGGAAGAACGCGCCCCGCGACATCGCATTTTCGTATGTCAACCCATCGGATATCACGCAGTATACCGAGCTTGCGACGCAATACGCATTCGCCGACCACGTGCTGCAGAGCAACGAGGGGCCAACTTTTCCCGCGCACTTGTGTCTGATCGCGGCGACCTCGGTGACGACAGGCTCGCACTGGAACATATCGGAGAACGATGGACGTCATACAAACGTCGCGCAAGATAATGGGCATCCTGTCGGGTGTAACTCACCCGTGGGCAGGTCGGACACAACCATGACGATCTGTTCAGCATGTTCAATTTCAGCGGCACGGCAAGGAAATTCACACGGATTCCCACCGGGAACGTCACGATCAAAAGCCTCATCCACCGCGCTCCGGATCTGA
- the pqqE gene encoding pyrroloquinoline quinone biosynthesis protein PqqE, with amino-acid sequence MNARVAHPLSLLAEITYRCNLQCAYCYNPLDLSSYRDEMRTDEWLRVIGEAAALGIVQIHFSGGEPTLRADDLVAMVAAARVHGLYSNLITQGTFLSDALLDRLVESGLDHAQISVQSADAGAGDLIAGATVHAAKFDALARAAARGDLAVTLNCVLHRANIDDAEGIIALAERLGIRRLELANAQMYGWAHRNRATVLASREQVARTDALVARAQERLRGKLDIVYVRADYYDAFPKPCMNGWGRQFMTVAPNGRALPCPAAAAISSLRFENVREGTLEEIWYRSAAFSAYRGTAWMTEPCRSCERRDVDFGGCRCQAFLLAGDAALTDPACSLSPHRDLVDAIIDHAGISTRVSVARNARNEPPA; translated from the coding sequence ATGAATGCGCGGGTGGCCCATCCGCTATCCCTCTTGGCCGAGATCACGTACCGCTGCAACCTGCAATGCGCATATTGCTACAATCCGCTCGACCTGTCATCGTATCGCGATGAGATGCGCACGGACGAGTGGCTGCGGGTCATCGGTGAAGCCGCGGCCCTTGGAATCGTGCAGATCCATTTCTCGGGCGGCGAACCGACCCTGCGGGCCGATGACCTGGTGGCTATGGTGGCCGCGGCGCGGGTGCACGGCCTCTATTCGAACCTCATCACACAAGGCACATTCCTCTCGGACGCTCTCTTAGACCGGCTTGTCGAATCCGGTCTCGACCATGCGCAGATCAGCGTGCAATCCGCCGATGCCGGAGCCGGCGACCTCATCGCCGGCGCGACCGTCCACGCGGCGAAATTCGATGCGCTCGCACGAGCGGCTGCTCGCGGTGACCTCGCCGTCACGCTGAACTGCGTCTTGCATCGCGCCAATATCGACGATGCCGAGGGAATCATCGCGCTGGCCGAACGTCTTGGGATCAGGCGGCTGGAATTGGCCAACGCGCAGATGTATGGATGGGCGCATCGTAACCGCGCGACCGTGCTTGCGTCGCGCGAACAGGTTGCGCGAACCGACGCGCTCGTCGCGCGAGCTCAGGAGCGCCTGCGCGGCAAGCTCGACATCGTCTACGTGCGCGCCGACTACTACGACGCGTTTCCCAAACCGTGCATGAACGGCTGGGGCCGCCAATTCATGACGGTCGCGCCGAACGGCCGCGCGTTGCCGTGTCCTGCGGCGGCGGCAATCTCTTCGCTGAGATTCGAAAACGTGCGCGAAGGCACGCTCGAGGAGATATGGTACCGGTCGGCGGCCTTTTCAGCATATCGCGGCACGGCTTGGATGACCGAGCCTTGCCGCAGCTGCGAGCGCCGGGATGTTGATTTCGGCGGATGCCGCTGCCAGGCGTTCTTGCTGGCCGGCGACGCCGCGCTGACCGACCCAGCCTGCTCGTTGTCCCCGCACCGCGATCTCGTTGACGCGATCATCGACCATGCGGGCATTTCGACCCGGGTCTCGGTCGCCCGGAATGCGCGCAACGAACCTCCCGCGTAA
- the pqqD gene encoding pyrroloquinoline quinone biosynthesis peptide chaperone PqqD has product MKPIDPSSVPRLLPGVRLRTLAGGETMLLVPEGAVKLSATSAAVVESIDGKRDIAGIVARMNERFDAAGADLAADVSSLLEEFAQRVWIGFDS; this is encoded by the coding sequence GTGAAGCCCATCGACCCCTCGTCGGTTCCCCGGCTGCTGCCGGGCGTGCGACTGCGAACGCTCGCCGGCGGTGAGACAATGCTGCTCGTGCCCGAGGGCGCCGTCAAGCTCTCGGCCACAAGCGCCGCCGTGGTCGAATCGATCGACGGAAAACGAGACATCGCCGGCATCGTCGCGCGCATGAACGAACGGTTCGACGCGGCCGGCGCCGACCTCGCAGCCGACGTATCGAGTCTGCTCGAGGAGTTCGCGCAGCGTGTGTGGATCGGATTCGATTCATGA
- the pqqC gene encoding pyrroloquinoline-quinone synthase PqqC, with the protein MEPADAFVARLREVGAQHYHDRHPFHRAMHAGQLSRAQLHSWIYNRYYYQKCIPIKDAAILANLPDRARRRVWVQRILDHDGTTDGAGGGIEMWLTLARAAGLRDDAVVSERFVNPGARFAVDAYVNFARTSPWLPAVASSLTELFAPELMAARIVAIGEKYPWIDPAGLDYFRARLLLAPRDSAYALAWVTESATSSELQDACVSALRFKCDVLWSLLDAVERGAAGQ; encoded by the coding sequence ATGGAACCCGCTGACGCGTTCGTCGCCCGGCTGCGCGAAGTGGGCGCGCAGCACTATCACGACCGCCATCCGTTTCATCGCGCGATGCATGCCGGCCAGCTGTCGCGGGCCCAACTGCACAGTTGGATCTACAACCGCTACTACTACCAGAAATGCATTCCCATAAAAGACGCCGCCATTCTCGCCAATCTTCCCGACCGCGCGAGGCGAAGGGTCTGGGTGCAGCGGATACTCGATCACGACGGGACAACCGACGGCGCCGGCGGCGGCATCGAGATGTGGCTCACGTTAGCGCGAGCCGCCGGATTGCGCGACGATGCGGTGGTCTCCGAGCGCTTTGTCAATCCCGGTGCGCGGTTCGCCGTCGACGCGTACGTGAATTTCGCTCGAACGAGTCCGTGGCTGCCAGCGGTGGCATCGTCGCTGACCGAACTTTTCGCGCCGGAGTTGATGGCGGCGCGAATCGTCGCGATCGGTGAGAAGTATCCGTGGATCGATCCGGCCGGCCTCGACTATTTCCGCGCACGCCTGCTCCTTGCTCCGCGCGATTCGGCGTACGCGCTCGCGTGGGTCACGGAATCCGCCACCTCAAGCGAGCTGCAGGATGCGTGCGTCTCGGCACTGCGGTTCAAATGCGACGTGCTCTGGTCACTTCTCGACGCGGTCGAGCGCGGAGCAGCCGGCCAGTGA
- a CDS encoding MBL fold metallo-hydrolase yields the protein MIVRVLGTAAGGGVPQWNCHCANCEAARAGRAPARMQASIAVSSDGLAWVLVNATTDVRRQLELLPARHRGHMRATPVSAILLTDANIDHTAGLLEFRQAQTLRIFSSTIVRDALAGGNSMFVPLETGGRTWSVFDPGAVQADVPISVTGLRVTAIEVPGLMPSYAGAEELPGSATAYCFESRNGKHSARLLYAPVTLRMNEALLAAADSCDVIFLDGSFWSDDELASLGLGTRSARDMGHAPIGGRDGWLHEMAGHAAAAGPHRYCTHINNSNPVLDPRSAAAQALRDAAFSIPSEGAEIVLDGTR from the coding sequence TTGATCGTCCGCGTCCTCGGCACTGCCGCGGGCGGCGGCGTACCGCAGTGGAATTGCCACTGCGCGAATTGCGAAGCGGCGCGCGCGGGCCGGGCGCCCGCGCGCATGCAGGCGTCGATAGCCGTGTCAAGCGACGGTCTCGCATGGGTGCTCGTCAATGCCACCACCGATGTGCGCCGGCAATTGGAATTGTTGCCTGCTCGGCATCGCGGTCATATGCGCGCGACGCCCGTGAGCGCGATCCTCTTGACCGACGCGAACATCGATCATACCGCCGGGTTGCTCGAATTCCGACAGGCGCAGACCTTGCGGATATTCTCCAGTACAATCGTGCGCGACGCGCTCGCCGGTGGAAACTCGATGTTCGTTCCTCTCGAGACCGGCGGACGGACGTGGAGTGTGTTCGACCCGGGCGCAGTCCAGGCCGACGTGCCGATCTCCGTAACAGGTTTGCGGGTGACCGCCATCGAGGTTCCCGGGCTCATGCCCTCGTACGCAGGCGCGGAAGAGCTTCCGGGCTCCGCGACCGCATACTGCTTTGAGAGCCGCAACGGAAAGCATAGCGCCCGTCTGCTCTATGCGCCGGTGACGTTGCGCATGAACGAAGCGCTCCTCGCGGCCGCGGATTCGTGCGACGTCATTTTTCTCGACGGCTCTTTTTGGAGCGATGATGAGCTCGCATCGCTCGGGCTCGGCACGCGCAGCGCTCGCGATATGGGGCACGCTCCGATCGGCGGCCGCGACGGCTGGCTGCACGAAATGGCGGGGCACGCAGCCGCCGCGGGGCCTCATCGATATTGCACCCACATCAACAACTCGAATCCGGTGCTCGATCCGCGGTCGGCGGCTGCGCAGGCTCTGCGCGACGCGGCGTTTTCGATTCCCAGCGAAGGCGCGGAGATCGTGCTCGATGGAACCCGCTGA
- the pqqA gene encoding pyrroloquinoline quinone precursor peptide PqqA yields MKQRWEKPAFEYVPLGAEVTAYLGTSTSI; encoded by the coding sequence ATGAAGCAGCGCTGGGAAAAACCGGCATTCGAGTACGTGCCGCTCGGTGCGGAGGTCACGGCCTACCTCGGAACCTCGACTTCGATCTAG
- a CDS encoding TlpA disulfide reductase family protein codes for MGRRSVALIAVLLVVVAAALFGYTHRGRLAAAWRLRVVGQTSVHIAIGKPFPALDLVSPDGTPSHYVPTMGKVTVVNVFATWCPPCRAESPAYARFSKNASARGVEIMAIDRAESAPKIEAYRREFDLTFPYLIDDGDSTKDVLGARAMPVTIVVDAKGIVRADIAGPVTLERLDGLAAQAGQPL; via the coding sequence ATGGGAAGGCGCTCCGTCGCGCTTATCGCAGTGTTGCTCGTCGTCGTCGCGGCGGCTCTATTCGGCTACACGCATCGCGGCCGGCTCGCTGCGGCCTGGCGCCTTCGCGTGGTGGGCCAAACCAGCGTTCACATCGCCATCGGGAAGCCGTTCCCAGCGCTCGATTTGGTGTCGCCCGACGGTACCCCGTCGCACTACGTTCCGACGATGGGCAAGGTGACGGTCGTCAATGTGTTCGCCACCTGGTGCCCGCCGTGCCGCGCCGAATCGCCCGCGTACGCTCGTTTTTCGAAAAACGCTTCGGCGCGCGGCGTCGAGATCATGGCGATCGACCGGGCTGAATCGGCGCCGAAAATCGAAGCCTACCGCCGGGAGTTCGATCTGACGTTTCCCTATTTGATCGACGACGGCGACTCGACGAAGGACGTTCTCGGCGCCCGCGCCATGCCGGTGACGATTGTGGTCGACGCAAAAGGCATCGTTCGCGCCGACATCGCCGGGCCGGTCACCCTCGAACGCCTCGATGGTCTCGCGGCGCAGGCCGGACAGCCTCTTTAA
- a CDS encoding winged helix-turn-helix domain-containing protein yields MDLVLSPAIFGSALRTKILVLTALLGETYPSQLARTLNTSPSVVGMAVDRLERERLVATRRFGMERRISLNPSTPFSGELRALLLRLAESSPEYDAAVGSIRARPRRRGKPLSPESREQADLARALAARKR; encoded by the coding sequence ATGGACCTTGTGCTTAGTCCGGCGATATTCGGATCGGCTTTACGTACGAAGATTCTCGTACTGACCGCTTTGCTCGGCGAGACGTACCCGAGCCAACTTGCCCGGACCTTGAATACGTCGCCGTCGGTTGTCGGAATGGCCGTCGACCGGCTAGAGCGCGAGCGGTTGGTCGCCACCCGGCGCTTTGGAATGGAACGCCGCATATCGCTCAATCCGTCCACGCCGTTCAGCGGAGAACTGAGAGCGCTCCTGTTGAGACTCGCCGAGTCGTCTCCGGAATATGACGCGGCCGTCGGTTCGATCAGGGCTCGGCCGCGCCGCCGCGGCAAACCGCTAAGTCCCGAAAGTCGCGAGCAGGCCGATCTCGCGCGTGCGCTGGCAGCGCGTAAGCGATGA
- a CDS encoding alanine racemase encodes MKQPSIRLDEDAIEHNARVWQSVLAPRLLWPVVKSDAYRAGAVPVARACVKAGAPCLVIVDVDEAAPLRAASIRVPLIHAMATPIEALPFAARMGIVPSVEDEDGARHIAAMAQWKGGVVRAHVAVDTGTGWSGVPAWRAGAFAAAVRGHRGIDWAGAWTHIASEDSLHDQSVAFASAVDAMRSEGMPLRTVHLASTGPVVWGAGGDAARIGIGLFGAAFGDPALTARLRTAVEVFASVVGVKRFTTPTPLGYGGLESAQAGDAIATLRIGYADGMPRVPPGAGSIIVCGARCPIVGAIGMNFSMVRLAPRVRDRVVPGDEGTILGDIDGVRLDEVAQAAGVLPHQLITAFGTALRREPA; translated from the coding sequence TTGAAACAGCCGTCGATACGGCTGGACGAGGACGCGATCGAGCACAACGCGCGCGTGTGGCAGTCGGTGCTCGCTCCGCGGCTCCTCTGGCCGGTGGTGAAGTCCGACGCGTATCGTGCCGGGGCGGTGCCGGTCGCCCGCGCGTGCGTGAAGGCCGGCGCGCCGTGTCTGGTCATCGTCGATGTCGACGAAGCGGCGCCGCTTCGCGCGGCGTCGATACGCGTTCCGTTGATCCACGCGATGGCCACGCCGATCGAAGCGCTTCCGTTCGCCGCGCGCATGGGCATCGTGCCGAGCGTTGAGGACGAGGACGGCGCGAGGCACATAGCGGCCATGGCCCAATGGAAGGGCGGCGTTGTCCGGGCGCACGTGGCGGTGGACACGGGGACCGGCTGGAGCGGTGTGCCCGCTTGGCGCGCGGGCGCCTTCGCGGCAGCCGTGCGCGGTCATCGCGGCATCGATTGGGCCGGCGCATGGACGCACATCGCATCGGAAGATTCTCTCCACGACCAGTCCGTGGCGTTCGCCAGCGCCGTGGACGCTATGCGCAGCGAAGGCATGCCCCTTCGCACCGTGCATCTCGCGTCGACCGGACCCGTCGTTTGGGGCGCCGGCGGTGACGCTGCGCGCATCGGCATCGGCCTCTTCGGCGCGGCGTTTGGCGATCCGGCGTTGACTGCGAGGCTGCGCACGGCGGTCGAGGTGTTCGCGTCTGTGGTCGGCGTCAAGCGCTTCACAACGCCGACGCCGCTCGGCTATGGGGGCCTCGAGTCGGCACAAGCCGGCGACGCCATCGCCACGCTGCGGATCGGTTACGCGGATGGGATGCCGCGCGTGCCGCCCGGCGCTGGTTCCATCATCGTGTGCGGCGCCCGCTGCCCCATCGTGGGGGCCATCGGCATGAATTTCAGCATGGTGCGGCTTGCGCCTAGAGTACGCGATCGCGTGGTTCCGGGAGACGAGGGCACGATACTTGGAGATATTGACGGCGTGCGTCTCGACGAAGTGGCGCAAGCAGCCGGCGTGCTGCCGCACCAACTCATCACCGCGTTCGGCACCGCGCTGCGCCGCGAGCCGGCGTAG
- the dtd gene encoding D-aminoacyl-tRNA deacylase, with protein sequence MRAVVQRVSTASVRVGDRIVGEIGAGLVALIGVARDDETRDAEAIASKIMGLRVFDDGAGVMNVDVAGAGGAVLAVSQFTLYGDARRGRRPSFVAAAPGDQARPLFDHVVERLRSAGVRAQTGEFGAEMHLMLTNDGPVTILLDSRKIF encoded by the coding sequence GTGCGAGCCGTCGTCCAGCGCGTGTCGACCGCTTCGGTGCGCGTCGGCGACCGGATCGTCGGCGAGATCGGCGCCGGATTGGTCGCGCTGATCGGCGTCGCCCGCGATGATGAAACGCGCGATGCCGAGGCGATCGCCTCGAAGATCATGGGCTTGCGCGTGTTCGATGACGGCGCGGGCGTGATGAACGTGGACGTGGCCGGCGCCGGCGGCGCCGTGCTCGCGGTGTCGCAATTCACGCTGTATGGCGACGCACGCAGAGGCCGCAGGCCATCGTTTGTCGCCGCCGCTCCGGGCGATCAAGCGCGGCCGCTTTTCGATCACGTCGTGGAGCGGTTGCGCAGCGCCGGCGTGCGAGCGCAAACCGGTGAGTTTGGCGCCGAGATGCACCTGATGCTCACGAACGACGGCCCCGTCACCATCCTGCTCGATTCGAGAAAGATTTTTTGA